A region from the Lycium barbarum isolate Lr01 chromosome 8, ASM1917538v2, whole genome shotgun sequence genome encodes:
- the LOC132608211 gene encoding serine/threonine-protein phosphatase 7 long form homolog produces MVGRLRPEKHTFHLRTGKATITLQDVEALFGLQVYGKPLYSQYEPIPGRTWVSELIKLTHFMPGVAIQISGLSRVQIGAFYTYLLADPPIDDDTLQDVVDHHARLYLLSMFRAILFPNTSAAYVCLRYLIFLEHLNFLGD; encoded by the coding sequence ATGGTTGGGCGGTTGAGGCCGGAGAAACATACATTCCATCTACGCACTGGtaaggccacgattacacttcaggatgtagAGGCCTTGTTTGGATTGCAGGTATATGGAAAGCCATTATATAGTCAGTACGAGCCTATTCCTGGGAGGACATGGGTCTCAGAGTTGATTAAGCTCACCCACTTCATGCCTGGTGTCGCGATCCAGATCTCAGGATTAAGTCGGGTGCAGATTGGTgcattctacacttatttgctcgcAGATCCTCCTATTGACGACGACACTCTTCAGGACGTTGTTGATCATCATGCCCGTTTGTATCTGCTCAGTATGTTCAGGGCCATCCTATTCCCGAACACATCGGCTGCTTATGTCTGCTTAAGATATTTGATCTTCTTGGAGCATCTGAACTTCTTGGGAGACTAG